From a single Georhizobium profundi genomic region:
- a CDS encoding Na+/H+ antiporter subunit D → MFDTLLLWPVILPLAGAALAAALHAFPAVQRQVALITMVLTFGASLFLVDAVMEGAILTKAFGGWMPPFGIVFVADRFSAAMVVISSLLALCALVFAMGDLRQRQVRSGFYPLFLGLMIGVNGAFLTGDIFNLYVWFEVMLIATLGLITLDRTRAQIDGAIKYAVLNLFSTILFLMAVGLLYGATGTLNMADLAVVLPQTEPSAALTLTAMMFLLAFGIKAGFFPMFFWLPASYHTASIIVSAVFAGLLTKVGVYALFRVFTLLFEVDNGTLKPLIAVIAAGTMLFGVFGAAIQWDVRRILSFHIISQIGYIMLGLAVATPLALAGAVFYIIHHIVVKANLFFVAGAIHRATGSFDLRKSGGLMKASPLLAVLFAIPALSLAGIPPLSGFWAKFMVVDASFQGEAAWLAAVALFVGLLTIFSMSKIWIEAFWKEHPRAVRARPVPAVMLVPIAALGIITLAIGFNPEPLVAFSNLAAESMGDRTQLIGAFYGGEHTAGVTP, encoded by the coding sequence ATGTTTGATACGCTTCTCCTCTGGCCCGTCATCCTGCCGCTTGCCGGTGCGGCACTGGCAGCTGCGCTACATGCCTTCCCGGCTGTACAGCGGCAGGTGGCGCTCATCACCATGGTCCTGACCTTCGGCGCCTCGCTGTTTCTCGTCGATGCGGTCATGGAAGGCGCGATCCTGACCAAGGCATTCGGTGGATGGATGCCGCCTTTCGGCATCGTTTTCGTTGCCGATCGCTTCAGCGCCGCGATGGTCGTGATCTCGAGCCTGCTTGCGCTCTGTGCGCTCGTCTTCGCCATGGGCGATCTGCGTCAGCGGCAGGTGCGTTCGGGTTTCTATCCGCTCTTTCTCGGCCTGATGATCGGCGTCAATGGCGCGTTTCTGACCGGCGACATCTTCAATCTCTATGTGTGGTTCGAAGTGATGCTGATCGCGACGCTCGGTCTCATCACGCTCGATCGGACACGGGCGCAGATCGACGGCGCGATCAAATACGCCGTGCTGAACCTCTTCTCCACCATCCTGTTCCTGATGGCCGTCGGTCTGCTCTATGGAGCAACCGGCACGCTGAACATGGCGGATCTGGCGGTGGTGCTGCCGCAGACCGAGCCATCGGCTGCGCTGACGCTCACGGCGATGATGTTCCTGCTTGCCTTCGGCATCAAGGCCGGGTTCTTCCCGATGTTCTTCTGGCTGCCGGCCTCTTACCACACGGCGTCCATCATCGTTTCGGCGGTCTTTGCCGGCCTGCTGACGAAGGTCGGCGTCTACGCGCTCTTCCGCGTCTTCACGCTGTTGTTCGAGGTGGATAACGGCACACTGAAGCCGCTGATCGCGGTCATCGCGGCTGGAACGATGCTGTTTGGCGTGTTCGGAGCCGCGATCCAGTGGGATGTGCGCCGTATCCTGTCGTTCCATATCATCAGCCAGATCGGCTACATAATGCTGGGCCTGGCGGTGGCGACGCCGCTCGCGCTTGCCGGCGCCGTCTTCTACATCATCCACCACATCGTGGTGAAGGCGAACCTCTTCTTCGTCGCCGGCGCCATTCACCGGGCCACCGGGTCGTTCGACCTGCGCAAGTCCGGTGGGTTGATGAAGGCTTCGCCGCTTCTGGCAGTGCTTTTCGCCATTCCGGCGCTGTCGCTGGCAGGCATACCGCCATTGTCGGGCTTCTGGGCCAAGTTCATGGTCGTCGATGCGTCCTTCCAGGGCGAGGCGGCATGGCTTGCCGCCGTTGCGCTGTTCGTCGGGCTTTTGACGATCTTCTCGATGAGCAAGATCTGGATCGAGGCTTTCTGGAAAGAACACCCGCGTGCCGTGCGTGCGCGTCCGGTTCCGGCGGTCATGCTGGTGCCGATCGCGGCGCTCGGCATCATCACGCTCGCCATCGGCTTCAATCCCGAACCGCTCGTCGCATTCTCGAACCTGGCTGCGGAGAGCATGGGCGATCGCACGCAGCTCATCGGCGCCTTCTATGGCGGTGAGCACACAGCAGGAGTAACGCCATGA
- a CDS encoding Na+/H+ antiporter subunit E — MNFLNRSVQAVVLSAVFIKELVLSSVAVARQVLGDSAALRPAILAVPVGLRSRAGITTLANCVSLTPGTTSLHVSEDLSTLYVHVLDAPDPDAVVTSIKNTFETRIKEIEG, encoded by the coding sequence ATGAACTTCCTCAATCGCTCCGTTCAGGCGGTGGTTCTGTCTGCCGTCTTCATCAAGGAACTGGTGCTCTCATCGGTTGCAGTGGCGCGTCAGGTTCTCGGAGACAGCGCTGCTCTGCGGCCGGCAATCCTGGCGGTTCCGGTGGGCTTGCGCAGCCGTGCGGGCATCACCACACTCGCCAATTGCGTCAGCCTGACGCCTGGAACCACCTCGCTGCATGTGAGCGAGGACCTGTCCACACTTTACGTCCACGTTCTCGATGCACCGGATCCGGACGCCGTGGTGACAAGCATCAAGAATACATTCGAGACGCGCATCAAGGAGATTGAAGGATGA
- a CDS encoding monovalent cation/H+ antiporter complex subunit F, with protein MIEFLDGILSTFAAAMIVILMVPLTLAAIRMMTGPGYADRFVALDMLTGIAVAIAALTMIVTGRREFLDIAFGIALIGFLATCSLSALLEKKKENEK; from the coding sequence ATGATCGAGTTTCTGGACGGCATTCTGTCGACCTTCGCCGCGGCGATGATCGTGATTCTGATGGTGCCGCTCACGCTGGCGGCCATCCGCATGATGACGGGGCCCGGCTATGCGGATCGCTTCGTTGCACTCGACATGCTGACGGGGATAGCGGTCGCCATCGCGGCATTGACGATGATCGTGACCGGGCGCCGGGAATTTCTCGATATCGCCTTCGGCATCGCGCTCATCGGCTTTCTCGCGACATGCTCGCTGTCGGCCCTGCTCGAGAAGAAGAAGGAGAACGAGAAATGA
- the mnhG gene encoding monovalent cation/H(+) antiporter subunit G gives MIALLSILFKLAGVVFLCIAALGVMRLPDPFQRMHAATKAGTLGAGLVIIGSVIAHGALDATILGIFTVIFLLLTVPVAGHLLGRAAYVSGARLSLGGDNALEGVLERSSLPLDERMGWLPANVDGVKSPAPKAFAPERSKASLQRLESVRFAVIDGNVDLVAQRASSVAKQNEAKLSAHVLIDGHAIDTAEDPAQMRRLIRDRASKAVNTLKSFIGVDAVLNYSEGDPEQLLACDGSGEELLVLPCQGWFHHQVEGRRSLTTWEPDGLLRLPSVHRGPVLFAGKHLASGAATIVVRDCAEDHLPALVEWALLAQLWPVESLVHVADRSADTRAIEEIARNFRCGYRLIEASAEGCAIPDELRDADAVILGATPKPLRTSWFGAHWRSRIAPDMSGDVLIMEAPAGRASA, from the coding sequence ATGATCGCGCTTCTCTCCATTCTGTTCAAGCTCGCGGGCGTTGTCTTTCTCTGCATTGCGGCACTTGGCGTGATGCGCCTGCCCGATCCGTTCCAGCGCATGCATGCCGCCACCAAGGCTGGCACGCTCGGCGCTGGCCTCGTCATCATCGGCAGCGTCATCGCCCATGGCGCGCTCGATGCGACGATCCTCGGTATCTTCACCGTCATCTTCCTGCTTCTGACCGTGCCGGTTGCCGGCCATCTTCTTGGCCGGGCCGCCTATGTATCGGGGGCGCGGCTGTCGCTTGGCGGTGACAACGCTCTCGAAGGCGTGCTCGAGCGGTCGAGCCTGCCGCTGGACGAGCGCATGGGCTGGCTTCCGGCGAATGTAGATGGCGTGAAGTCGCCGGCACCAAAGGCATTTGCGCCGGAGCGATCGAAGGCCTCGCTGCAGCGCCTGGAATCGGTGCGTTTCGCTGTGATCGATGGCAATGTCGATCTGGTCGCGCAACGTGCCTCCAGCGTTGCGAAGCAGAACGAGGCCAAGCTTTCCGCGCACGTGCTCATCGATGGCCATGCGATCGACACGGCGGAAGATCCGGCGCAGATGCGCCGGCTCATCCGCGACCGCGCAAGCAAGGCCGTGAACACGCTGAAGAGTTTCATCGGCGTCGATGCCGTGCTCAATTACAGCGAGGGCGATCCGGAACAGCTGCTCGCCTGCGACGGGTCGGGAGAGGAACTTCTCGTCCTGCCATGCCAAGGCTGGTTCCATCACCAGGTCGAGGGGCGCCGCAGCCTGACGACATGGGAGCCGGATGGTCTCTTGCGGCTACCGTCCGTTCATCGGGGCCCTGTGCTATTTGCCGGCAAGCACCTCGCGTCGGGTGCGGCGACGATCGTCGTGCGCGACTGTGCGGAGGACCATCTGCCCGCGCTGGTGGAATGGGCGCTCTTGGCGCAGTTGTGGCCAGTGGAGAGTCTCGTCCATGTCGCGGATCGCAGTGCCGACACGCGCGCGATCGAAGAAATTGCCAGGAACTTCCGTTGCGGATACCGGCTCATCGAGGCGAGTGCAGAGGGTTGCGCCATCCCGGATGAACTGCGGGATGCGGACGCCGTCATCCTTGGTGCAACACCCAAGCCGCTTCGCACCAGCTGGTTCGGCGCCCATTGGCGGTCGCGCATCGCCCCAGACATGAGCGGCGACGTGCTTATCATGGAAGCGCCGGCAGGCCGTGCTTCTGCCTGA